One window of the Zea mays cultivar B73 chromosome 3, Zm-B73-REFERENCE-NAM-5.0, whole genome shotgun sequence genome contains the following:
- the LOC100283090 gene encoding zinc finger, C3HC4 type family protein encodes MDALPPLQRATSPPPQPRPQPPVPSRRYGVHFSASSFIQAPLTTLLEYSGILRPDPGGGTQQDGAGAGPGEVSIRIVAPGEAGTSSERPEEVIVEEEEEDGHATRTRPEDPSPAAGGGEGGRESSSSYQRYDIQQVARWVEQILPFSLLLLVVFIRQHLQGFFVTIWIAAVMFKSNDILRKQTALKRERKIPVLVGITILFVVHVSGFYWCYKNGDLIRPLMMLPPKEIPPFWHAIFIILVNDTMVRQTAMVVKCLLLMYYKNSRGRSYRRQGQMLTIVEYFLLLYRALLPTPVWYRFFLNKEYGSLFSSLTTGLYLTFKLTSVVEKVQSFLTALRALSHKDFHCGSYATSEQVAVAGDLCAICQEKMHVPILLRCKHVFCEDCVSEWFERERTCPLCRALVKPADLRSFGDGSTSLFFQLF; translated from the exons ATGGACGCGCTGCCGCCTCTGCAGCGCGCCacgtcgccgccgccccagccCCGGCCCCAGCCGCCCGTGCCGTCCAGGAGGTACGGCGTGCACTTCTCGGCGTCCAGCTTCATCCAGGCGCCGCTCACCACGCTGCTCGAGTACTCCGGCATCCTCCGCCCCGATCCAGGCGGCGGAACCCAGCAGGATGGGGCCGGGGCTGGGCCGGGCGAGGTGTCGATCCGGATTGTGGCGCCCGGCGAGGCGGGGACGTCGTCTGAGAGGCCCGAGGAGGTGATCGtggaggaggaggaagaggatgGACACGCAACGAGAACGCGCCCGGAGGACCCGTCACCTGCGGCTGGTGGCGGGGAGGGCGGCAGGGAATCCTCCTCATCGTACCAGCGGTACGACATACAGCAGGTGGCCAGGTGGGTGGAGCAGATACTGCCATTCTCACTGCTGCTGCTCGTCGTCTTCATCCGACAACATTTGCAAG GTTTCTTTGTGACAATTTGGATTGCTGCGGTGATGTTCAAGTCCAATGATATCCTGCGTAAGCAGACTGCTCTGAAG AGGGAGAGAAAAATTCCAGTTCTTGTCGGGATTACAATATTATTTGTTGTTCACGTATCTGGGTTTTATTGGTGTTACAAGAACGGGGACCTTATAAGACCTCTCATGATGCTTCCTCCAAAAGAAATACCACCATTTTGGCACGCAATATTCATCATCTTGGTGAATG ATACAATGGTGCGCCAAACTGCTATGGTTGTCAAATGTTTGCTGCTGATGTACTACAAGAACAGCAGAGGCCGTAGCTATCGTAGGCAG GGTCAGATGCTGACGATTGTGGAATATTTTCTACTTTTGTACCGCGCATTATTGCCTACACCTGTGTGGTACCGTTTTTTCCTGAACAAGGAGTATGGAAGCTTATTTTCGTCTCTAACCACTGGCTTGTATCTCACTTTCAAGTTGACATCAGTCGTGGAAAAG GTTCAATCATTTTTGACGGCATTGAGAGCGTTATCTCATAAAGACTTCCATTGTGGCTCATATGCAACAAGCGAGCAG GTGGCTGTTGCTGGAGATTTGTGCGCGATATGCCAAGAGAAGATGCACGTTCCCATCCTTTTGCGCTGCAAACATGTCTTCTGTGAAGATTGTGTGTCCGAATG GTTCGAGAGGGAGCGGACTTGCCCGCTGTGCAGGGCACTGGTGAAGCCAGCAGACCTCCGGTCGTTCGGTGACGGTTCAACAAGCCTCTTCTTCCAGCTATTCTAA